The following proteins are co-located in the Desulfuromonas acetoxidans DSM 684 genome:
- a CDS encoding choice-of-anchor I family protein, translating to MHILFKRWTTLALLGTTLAVAACSDDSDKTLIEPASLTLVGRYAENQALDEGRSEIVSYHVASHSIMVINADDETVDIIDASTLTSTALANPLTDSNLTLRQQLDVATDVTTITAGGINSVAVHGNLMAVAVENDDKQANGVIAFYTLDAAGTATFLKTVAAGALPDNVVFSHDGAYALSANEGEPSGDYTNDPQGSVTLVTISNGIPADSGTQITFSEDDCDANVRLSGPTGTTAAQDLEPEYITISGDSTTAYVSLQENNAIAVITLATATVEQIYGLSAKDHSVEGNGLDASNKDDSINIQTYEHLSGLPMPDTVANFRRDGVNYLLTANEGDSREYFFDADEATCIAAGGLDWDDDDGCLSWTDEARVEDLLLDAAVFSDSTVQDEDQLGRLKVITTEGDTDGDGDYDELYSFGTRSFSIWNADTGELIYDSGDDFEQITAEQLGYDGFNNNNTENKGDNRSDDKGPEPEALAVGEVNGHYYAFIGLERTGGIMMYNIDDPTAPEFVEYLLNRDLEVDIETDLESAGDLAPEGMAFVDAADSPTGNALLIVGNEVSGTTTVYEVK from the coding sequence ATGCACATCCTGTTCAAACGTTGGACAACTCTGGCCCTGCTCGGCACGACCCTGGCTGTGGCCGCCTGCAGTGATGATTCCGACAAAACATTAATCGAGCCGGCGTCATTGACTCTGGTCGGTCGCTACGCGGAAAACCAGGCTCTGGATGAGGGACGTTCGGAAATTGTCAGTTATCATGTCGCCAGTCACTCCATCATGGTGATTAATGCGGATGACGAGACAGTGGACATCATTGATGCCAGTACGCTGACCAGCACCGCTTTGGCCAACCCGTTGACCGACTCCAATCTGACATTACGCCAACAGCTTGATGTGGCAACGGATGTCACCACCATCACCGCCGGAGGCATCAACAGCGTAGCTGTTCATGGCAATCTGATGGCTGTTGCCGTGGAAAATGACGACAAACAGGCCAACGGCGTCATCGCCTTTTACACGCTTGATGCCGCTGGAACAGCAACCTTTCTCAAGACCGTGGCCGCCGGAGCGTTGCCGGATAACGTGGTGTTCTCGCATGACGGCGCCTATGCCTTGAGTGCCAACGAAGGGGAACCTTCCGGCGACTACACCAATGACCCGCAAGGCAGTGTGACGCTGGTTACCATCTCAAACGGCATCCCGGCCGACAGTGGAACGCAAATCACCTTTAGCGAAGACGATTGTGATGCCAATGTGCGACTGAGTGGCCCGACTGGCACCACCGCAGCCCAGGACCTTGAACCCGAATACATTACCATCTCCGGAGACAGCACCACCGCCTATGTGTCTCTGCAAGAAAACAACGCCATTGCCGTGATCACTCTGGCGACGGCAACCGTGGAGCAAATTTACGGTTTGAGCGCCAAAGACCACTCCGTTGAGGGCAACGGTCTTGATGCCAGCAACAAAGACGACAGCATCAACATTCAGACCTACGAGCATCTATCAGGCCTGCCCATGCCGGACACCGTGGCCAACTTCAGACGTGATGGGGTCAATTACTTGCTCACCGCCAACGAAGGGGATTCACGCGAATACTTTTTTGACGCGGACGAAGCCACCTGTATTGCCGCAGGCGGACTGGATTGGGACGACGATGATGGCTGCCTGTCGTGGACGGATGAAGCGCGAGTGGAAGACCTGCTGCTCGATGCCGCTGTGTTCAGTGATTCCACAGTGCAGGATGAAGATCAGCTCGGTCGGCTCAAGGTGATCACCACCGAGGGCGACACCGATGGTGATGGTGATTATGATGAACTGTATTCTTTCGGGACCCGCTCCTTCTCGATCTGGAACGCGGACACCGGCGAGCTGATTTATGACTCCGGCGATGATTTCGAACAGATTACTGCTGAGCAATTAGGTTACGACGGATTCAATAACAACAACACCGAGAATAAAGGTGACAACCGCTCCGACGATAAAGGTCCTGAACCGGAAGCCCTGGCGGTCGGTGAGGTCAATGGACATTATTACGCGTTTATCGGCCTGGAACGCACCGGCGGCATCATGATGTACAACATTGATGACCCCACAGCACCCGAGTTCGTCGAATACCTCCTCAATCGTGACCTGGAGGTGGACATCGAGACAGACCTGGAGTCGGCCGGCGATCTGGCCCCGGAAGGGATGGCCTTTGTTGACGCTGCGGACAGCCCGACCGGCAATGCCCTGCTCATCGTCGGCAATGAAGTGTCCGGCACCACAACCGTCTACGAAGTCAAATAA
- a CDS encoding HD domain-containing phosphohydrolase codes for MTMINDKPAILVVDDDLTNIQVGIRMLKDVDDYQMIFATSGEQALERVKEHDFDLILLDILMQPMDGFEVCRRLKADKATHHIPVVFLTARTDSDSLIQGFELGGVDYVTKPFNAHELCARVKTHLELKRYHDRDIEETQREIILMMSAVCEFKSVETGQHINRVAEISALLARLAGCSGQLCQEIRWAAAMHDVGKVAIPDAILHKPARLTPQEFEIIKTHTVYGHDILRHSTRQLLRCAAVIAHQHHEHWDGSGYPQGLSGEEIDLRGRIVIIADVFDALLQKRAYKHAWSYDEVLDYMRERRGTEFDPRLLDLFFAHINEVVEIEERLKDVIVHHPKDA; via the coding sequence ATGACGATGATCAATGACAAACCAGCCATTCTGGTGGTGGATGATGACCTGACCAATATTCAGGTGGGGATTCGTATGCTCAAGGATGTGGACGATTATCAGATGATTTTTGCCACCAGTGGCGAACAGGCTCTGGAGCGGGTAAAAGAGCATGATTTTGATTTGATTCTGCTCGATATTCTGATGCAGCCGATGGATGGTTTCGAGGTGTGTCGCCGACTTAAAGCCGACAAAGCCACCCACCATATTCCCGTTGTTTTTCTTACGGCACGCACTGACAGCGACAGTCTAATCCAAGGTTTTGAGCTGGGTGGCGTCGACTATGTGACTAAGCCGTTCAATGCCCATGAATTGTGCGCGCGGGTCAAAACCCACCTTGAATTGAAACGCTATCACGACCGCGATATCGAAGAAACCCAGCGGGAAATCATTTTGATGATGAGCGCTGTGTGCGAGTTCAAAAGCGTCGAAACCGGTCAGCATATCAACCGGGTCGCCGAGATTAGTGCCTTGTTGGCGCGTCTGGCCGGATGCAGCGGTCAGCTCTGCCAGGAGATCCGCTGGGCTGCAGCTATGCATGATGTTGGCAAGGTTGCCATCCCCGATGCCATTTTGCACAAACCGGCTCGCCTGACACCACAGGAATTCGAAATCATCAAAACCCATACGGTTTATGGCCATGACATCCTGCGACACTCAACGCGGCAATTATTGCGTTGTGCTGCGGTGATTGCTCATCAGCATCATGAACACTGGGACGGCAGTGGCTATCCTCAGGGCTTGAGCGGCGAAGAGATTGATCTGCGTGGCCGCATTGTCATCATTGCCGATGTGTTTGATGCTTTGTTACAAAAACGAGCCTACAAGCATGCCTGGAGTTATGATGAGGTGCTCGATTATATGCGCGAACGGCGTGGAACCGAATTTGATCCGCGACTGCTCGATCTGTTCTTTGCCCATATCAACGAAGTGGTCGAGATCGAAGAGCGCCTTAAAGATGTCATCGTTCATCACCCCAAAGACGCATGA
- a CDS encoding transporter substrate-binding domain-containing protein yields the protein MQRHVFFVLLLVFCSVVTVDAASSPSVQKEDYPRTIRVGVDANWPPFDYYDSDLKHQGIASDYLDHVAKDLGLEIEYVPGDWHDVLNMAKDGEVDMLACAARTEQRTAYLHFTQPYIYIDSAVFVRKTDETIQRLADLAGKTVALPRGNFLHDYFVSHYPQVNLVLTRSNEEALELVALGKVDAHIGNLAVGNYFLGKNILTNVQVAFKVDALENGFCFAVSKQRPALYTALQQALSRIDDKTHRQIRQRWVDYFSNQEDETLGLTPQQRQWILEHPRVRVGTGSTWPPYDFREEGQYRGLARDYLDLIHKKTGLTFDYSFTDTWESLQLSLSNEQIDLLPAIYQHNAAQSPFLFTTPYIQAREFLFIRDDHQGIDVLDDIRHHRAVMVKGSGTTPQIRHNYPSVTILEVDTISQALDALMDDRADFYIDTYSAVNFVANKNHFVGIRAAFAVDLVNTQLSMAVSRQQPQLLAILQAALDDISTVQRQQIEQRWLTANDPQRQKVQLTAAERDWLKQHPVVTFSGDPQRAPTTFYDAKGVYSGVIADYLEQISQRTGLQFEARRQRDLVTALHLFQEHQVDLIDVVGYSPSRFEQMDFSSEHIRVDHVIVVRQSARQFRRITELSQYNVGVVDGNVVGEKILKDVPEALLSRFSNALTGLKALSRGEIDAFIVDLPTFDYDSERAGLSNLKVSGATPYSYALYFGIQKDLPELRSIINKALQSIDANERREIYRRWIAFEYEADIDYRLLWQSAAIFLVIIAATLWWNRRLKAEVERRRQAEAALLVAKEAAEQATKAKSVFLAHMSHDIRTPLNSVIGFTDILDTLIKDPVQKGYLRSIKIGGKALLGIINDILDLSKIEAGQMVLHRENVNPHQLFRDMEQLFHEQIRHKNLNFVVDVDEALPQSLLVDAVRLRQILLNLIGNAIKFTEQGYVTLRVQKIFRDAQCSKLDLQIDVEDSGMGISPDDHESIFQMFQQSKGQDERRFGGSGLGLAICQKLVTMMDGEIHVASELGQGSTFSVILHNIDVGTMLPVNTELAETHFIFEPATVMIVDDVTDNRQLIQAVFRDTAIRVVEAENGVEALERLTEIPIDLVLMDLRMPVLGGEETAERMRHSEVWQQLPIIALTASVLETELKQLKQRGFDGYLRKPIERVDLLRAVARFLPAQSIDTSADEREQPRCRFSSVEHKRQLEQQMQGFNHEVMQIREQGDLSLFDSFVEQLMQLNATYELELLTEYCTRLRQAIEGIDLKEVYGLLGDFPQLVEAVRNGEVDDDDQ from the coding sequence ATGCAACGTCATGTATTTTTTGTTCTTCTGCTTGTTTTTTGCAGTGTCGTCACGGTCGATGCCGCTTCATCGCCATCGGTGCAAAAAGAGGATTACCCGCGGACAATTCGAGTTGGTGTCGATGCCAATTGGCCACCGTTTGATTATTATGATTCAGACCTGAAGCATCAGGGCATTGCATCCGATTATCTGGATCATGTTGCCAAGGATCTGGGGCTTGAGATCGAATACGTGCCTGGTGACTGGCATGATGTGCTCAATATGGCCAAAGACGGTGAGGTCGATATGCTGGCTTGTGCTGCCCGCACCGAGCAACGCACCGCCTACCTTCATTTCACGCAGCCGTATATCTATATCGACAGTGCGGTGTTCGTTCGCAAGACGGACGAGACGATTCAACGCCTTGCCGATCTGGCGGGTAAAACCGTTGCTCTGCCGCGAGGTAATTTTCTTCACGATTATTTCGTCAGTCACTATCCTCAAGTTAATCTGGTTCTGACCCGTTCCAACGAAGAAGCCCTTGAATTGGTGGCTCTGGGCAAGGTGGACGCCCATATTGGTAATCTTGCCGTGGGCAATTATTTTCTTGGAAAAAATATTCTCACCAATGTTCAGGTGGCGTTCAAAGTGGATGCCCTGGAAAATGGCTTTTGCTTTGCCGTCAGCAAGCAGCGTCCCGCACTGTACACTGCGTTGCAACAAGCGTTGTCGCGCATCGATGATAAAACCCACCGACAGATTCGCCAGCGCTGGGTCGATTATTTTTCCAATCAGGAAGACGAGACTCTGGGGCTGACGCCTCAGCAGCGGCAATGGATTTTGGAACATCCGCGGGTTCGTGTCGGTACCGGCAGCACCTGGCCACCGTACGATTTTCGGGAAGAGGGCCAATACCGTGGACTGGCGCGCGATTATCTTGATCTGATTCACAAAAAAACCGGCCTGACGTTTGATTATTCCTTCACCGACACCTGGGAAAGCTTGCAACTAAGCTTGTCGAATGAACAGATCGATCTGTTGCCGGCCATCTATCAGCACAACGCAGCCCAGTCTCCTTTTTTGTTTACTACCCCGTATATTCAGGCCCGCGAGTTTCTGTTTATCCGCGATGACCACCAAGGGATCGATGTTCTTGATGATATCCGCCATCATCGTGCGGTGATGGTTAAAGGCAGCGGCACAACCCCGCAGATACGGCACAATTATCCGTCCGTCACCATCCTTGAAGTGGATACCATTAGCCAGGCGTTGGATGCGCTGATGGATGACAGAGCTGATTTCTATATTGATACCTACAGTGCCGTCAACTTTGTTGCCAATAAAAACCACTTTGTTGGTATTCGCGCCGCCTTTGCCGTTGATCTGGTCAACACCCAACTCTCCATGGCGGTTTCCCGCCAACAGCCACAACTTCTGGCGATTCTGCAAGCTGCACTCGACGATATCTCCACCGTACAGCGACAACAGATTGAGCAACGCTGGCTGACTGCCAATGATCCGCAACGTCAAAAAGTCCAGTTGACAGCTGCTGAACGCGACTGGCTCAAACAGCATCCTGTCGTCACCTTCAGTGGTGACCCGCAACGCGCACCGACAACTTTTTATGATGCTAAAGGTGTTTATTCCGGGGTTATCGCCGATTATCTGGAGCAGATCAGCCAACGCACCGGTCTTCAATTTGAAGCCCGACGCCAACGCGATCTTGTCACGGCTTTACATCTGTTTCAGGAACATCAGGTTGATCTGATTGATGTGGTGGGGTATTCGCCAAGTCGTTTTGAGCAAATGGATTTTTCCAGCGAACACATCCGTGTCGATCATGTCATTGTCGTGCGCCAGTCTGCCCGCCAGTTTCGTCGCATCACGGAATTGTCACAATACAACGTTGGTGTTGTTGATGGCAACGTGGTGGGCGAAAAGATCCTTAAGGATGTGCCAGAAGCTCTTTTGTCGCGGTTCAGCAATGCCCTGACCGGTTTGAAAGCGCTGTCGCGCGGGGAGATCGATGCTTTTATCGTTGATCTGCCCACCTTTGATTATGACAGTGAACGAGCCGGCTTGAGTAATTTGAAGGTTTCCGGTGCCACACCGTATTCCTATGCGCTCTATTTTGGTATTCAAAAAGATCTGCCCGAATTACGCTCTATCATTAATAAGGCATTGCAGAGTATTGATGCCAACGAGCGGCGCGAGATCTATCGACGTTGGATTGCGTTTGAATACGAAGCGGATATCGATTATCGGCTTCTGTGGCAAAGCGCGGCGATTTTTTTGGTGATTATTGCGGCAACCCTCTGGTGGAATCGGCGGCTTAAGGCCGAGGTTGAGCGACGGCGGCAGGCTGAAGCGGCCTTGCTGGTTGCCAAAGAGGCCGCTGAACAGGCCACCAAGGCCAAAAGTGTCTTTCTGGCCCACATGAGTCACGATATTCGTACTCCACTCAATTCGGTGATCGGCTTCACCGATATTCTCGATACCCTGATTAAGGATCCGGTGCAAAAAGGCTATTTGCGCTCTATCAAGATCGGCGGCAAAGCGTTATTGGGCATTATCAATGATATCCTTGATCTCTCAAAAATTGAAGCTGGGCAGATGGTTTTGCACCGGGAGAATGTTAATCCCCATCAGCTGTTTCGAGATATGGAGCAGTTGTTTCATGAACAGATTCGCCACAAAAACTTGAACTTTGTTGTTGATGTCGATGAAGCACTGCCTCAGTCACTGCTGGTCGATGCCGTGCGTCTGCGTCAGATTTTGCTTAACCTGATCGGTAATGCCATTAAATTTACCGAGCAGGGGTATGTCACTTTGCGGGTGCAGAAAATCTTTCGCGATGCACAGTGCAGCAAACTTGATTTGCAGATCGATGTTGAAGACAGTGGTATGGGGATCTCCCCCGATGATCATGAGTCCATTTTTCAGATGTTTCAACAATCCAAGGGCCAGGATGAACGGCGCTTTGGTGGCAGCGGTCTGGGACTGGCCATCTGTCAAAAACTGGTGACCATGATGGATGGAGAGATTCATGTCGCCAGCGAGCTGGGGCAGGGGTCAACGTTCAGTGTCATTTTGCACAACATCGATGTGGGCACGATGCTCCCAGTGAATACGGAGCTGGCTGAGACCCACTTTATTTTTGAGCCGGCTACTGTCATGATTGTTGATGATGTGACTGACAATCGTCAGTTAATTCAAGCTGTTTTCAGAGATACGGCGATCCGTGTCGTCGAGGCGGAAAACGGTGTTGAGGCCTTAGAGCGACTGACGGAAATCCCGATCGACCTGGTGCTGATGGATTTACGGATGCCGGTGCTCGGCGGTGAGGAGACTGCGGAGCGCATGCGGCATAGTGAGGTCTGGCAACAGCTTCCCATTATTGCCTTAACTGCGTCGGTTCTGGAGACAGAATTGAAACAACTTAAACAGCGTGGTTTTGACGGTTATCTGCGTAAGCCGATTGAACGCGTTGATCTGTTGCGTGCCGTCGCCCGTTTTTTACCGGCCCAATCGATTGATACCAGTGCCGACGAGAGAGAACAACCTCGCTGTCGTTTCAGCAGCGTTGAGCACAAACGGCAACTTGAGCAGCAGATGCAAGGGTTTAACCACGAAGTGATGCAGATTCGTGAACAGGGCGATCTGTCATTGTTTGACTCCTTTGTTGAGCAATTGATGCAGCTTAACGCGACATACGAGCTTGAGCTACTCACGGAGTATTGTACGCGGTTGCGTCAGGCGATTGAAGGGATTGATTTAAAAGAAGTCTACGGTCTGCTGGGTGATTTTCCCCAATTGGTGGAGGCCGTACGTAATGGGGAGGTTGATGACGATGATCAATGA
- a CDS encoding ABC transporter substrate-binding protein, whose translation MSQAAKPEAVSIQLKWHHSFQFAGYYAAIEKGFYAEEGLHVRLVERKINGKHYIQSVVDGDCQYGTADTGLLLSHTQGAPVVWLTQIFQHSPLILLTLSKSRIFSPYELTGKTVAYDLENAGNASIQMLLNQTIGTDKQQFNTVQINYDLNRLVNGEIDATSAYLSDQPFALKQLGHDVNIIDPRNYGIDFYGDNLFTSHDELINHPQRVDKMIRATLKGWNYALDHPQEIIELILAKYNTRQLPREHLRYEAKVTDRMIMRELVPLGSIDPRRIDSILHAYVQLGHLADSHMLQNLFYGLSPAKINLTSDEQQWLLEHPRISLVMGDSMEPIVIKQPNGSVVGIIPDFLNYLGDMIGQKLYLTTQEDLKSTHQRVHKENQYGIAVTLDSPERRRAFLFTEPYYQTPLIVFVQKDQIENISSKEDLKGKKVAIVRGHPSTEHYLQNMEGVSIVYTDSAEEQLRQLQYGEVDAIVGYTNYHYLIEKNLYTNLIPAFSTEKQFPIYMGVKPQYAPLVGILNKAIATLSSQKRSKIISHWLKHHKHPQQVQNNLPLSDEEQHYLSGFKSIRVCAQIDSMPYELVDDSGNYYGIVADYMDLFTSQLQLPVDVVATRNDLDSLSALSQNRCDLIAAHSLEGNEQSHYLGTKPYFDSPRVFAVHSSSPPVNDFNALASGRIGVVAHSAEASLLGQIYPQINLITVGSIRQGLQLVANHELDAFVGVLGSISYSIQQLALSSVKIGGAIPSNDRLVILVSEDQAPLLPILNKAIDRLTPQDRKQIISRWISVTYDNGLDYRTLAKAGGAVLMIVGFLLYRQYLIRRSNLTLMAAHRELEEKNQELNRLSMTDKLTGLLNRHAIEPIIDNEIGRHKRANNPVSLLIVDLDYFKKINDNFGHAAGDKVLKEVSTALIAVTRSSDSLARWGGEEFLLVAGDTRILKATALAEKIRQTIAGLQIDDIPVTASIGVAEFNTDETFHQWYERCDKALYQAKDSGRNCVKVAQMSRSEISAPMSINNVLQLSWSDKFCCGHETIDEQHMGLFALGNELIEAFLMRQDKRLVDDKLEELYKNTCDHFSFEEQLLEEVHYPNVVEHRQEHRHMEEKLVSLIEIYQQNRADYSELLHYISIDLISGHLLCTDNDYFAYLVNDTVRVTRS comes from the coding sequence ATGTCACAAGCAGCAAAACCTGAAGCCGTTTCCATTCAATTAAAATGGCACCATTCCTTTCAGTTTGCCGGGTATTATGCGGCGATTGAAAAAGGCTTTTATGCTGAAGAGGGATTGCATGTCCGGCTGGTTGAACGCAAGATCAACGGCAAGCATTATATTCAATCAGTTGTCGATGGTGATTGTCAGTACGGCACGGCTGACACGGGGTTGCTCCTCAGCCATACCCAGGGAGCCCCGGTTGTCTGGCTGACGCAAATTTTTCAACATTCGCCTCTGATTCTTCTGACCCTGAGCAAGTCACGTATTTTCAGTCCTTACGAACTGACGGGAAAAACCGTGGCTTACGATCTGGAAAATGCCGGCAATGCTTCAATCCAGATGCTGCTGAATCAGACCATCGGCACCGACAAGCAACAATTCAACACAGTCCAGATCAATTACGATCTCAACCGCCTGGTTAATGGCGAGATCGATGCCACCAGTGCCTATCTGAGTGATCAGCCTTTTGCCCTGAAGCAGCTGGGCCATGACGTCAATATTATCGACCCGCGCAACTACGGCATTGATTTTTACGGGGACAACCTGTTTACCAGCCACGACGAGCTGATCAACCATCCTCAACGTGTTGATAAAATGATTCGGGCAACCTTGAAAGGCTGGAATTATGCTCTGGACCACCCCCAGGAAATCATTGAACTAATCCTGGCCAAATACAACACCCGACAACTGCCCCGCGAACACCTGCGCTATGAGGCCAAGGTAACGGACCGCATGATCATGCGCGAGCTAGTTCCGCTGGGCAGCATCGATCCGCGTCGAATAGATTCCATCCTTCACGCCTATGTCCAACTGGGACACCTGGCGGACAGCCACATGCTGCAAAACCTGTTTTACGGCCTGTCCCCGGCGAAGATCAACCTGACCAGCGATGAACAACAGTGGCTGCTGGAGCATCCGCGCATCAGTTTAGTCATGGGTGATAGTATGGAGCCGATTGTCATTAAACAGCCAAACGGCTCTGTTGTCGGCATCATCCCGGATTTTCTCAATTACCTTGGTGATATGATCGGTCAAAAGCTCTACCTGACCACCCAGGAGGATCTAAAGAGCACCCATCAAAGGGTGCACAAGGAGAACCAATACGGCATCGCCGTCACTCTGGACAGTCCCGAACGCCGTCGTGCTTTTCTGTTTACCGAACCCTACTACCAGACACCGCTGATCGTATTTGTTCAAAAAGACCAGATTGAGAACATCTCCAGCAAAGAGGACCTCAAAGGGAAAAAAGTGGCGATTGTTCGCGGCCATCCGTCTACCGAACACTATCTACAAAACATGGAAGGTGTGTCGATTGTTTACACAGACTCGGCTGAAGAACAATTGAGGCAGCTCCAATATGGTGAAGTGGATGCCATTGTCGGTTACACGAACTATCACTATCTGATTGAAAAAAATCTATACACCAATCTGATTCCGGCATTTTCCACTGAAAAGCAGTTCCCCATCTATATGGGGGTTAAACCCCAATATGCCCCTCTGGTGGGAATCCTGAACAAAGCGATTGCTACTTTGAGCAGTCAAAAGCGCTCGAAGATCATCTCTCACTGGCTCAAGCATCACAAACATCCTCAACAGGTTCAGAACAATCTGCCGTTAAGTGATGAAGAGCAGCACTACCTCTCCGGGTTCAAGTCGATCAGGGTTTGCGCTCAAATTGATTCTATGCCCTACGAACTGGTGGATGACTCAGGCAACTATTACGGTATTGTTGCCGACTATATGGATCTGTTCACCTCTCAACTTCAGCTCCCCGTTGACGTGGTCGCCACCAGGAATGATCTCGACAGCCTGTCCGCTCTGAGTCAAAACCGCTGTGATCTGATTGCCGCTCACTCACTTGAGGGCAATGAGCAGTCACATTATCTGGGCACAAAACCCTATTTTGATTCCCCCCGGGTATTTGCCGTCCACAGCTCGTCACCACCGGTAAATGATTTCAATGCGTTGGCCTCAGGGCGTATTGGCGTGGTGGCCCACTCAGCCGAGGCATCTTTGCTGGGGCAAATTTATCCGCAAATCAACCTGATCACGGTTGGCTCGATCCGGCAAGGGTTACAGCTCGTTGCCAATCATGAACTGGACGCGTTTGTCGGTGTGCTCGGCAGCATCAGCTATTCGATCCAGCAGCTGGCTTTATCATCGGTGAAAATCGGTGGTGCCATCCCAAGCAACGACAGGCTGGTGATCCTGGTCAGTGAAGATCAGGCACCGCTATTGCCCATTCTTAACAAGGCCATCGACCGGCTGACACCACAGGACCGCAAGCAGATCATCAGCCGCTGGATCAGCGTCACCTATGATAATGGCCTTGACTACCGCACCCTGGCCAAAGCGGGCGGAGCTGTTCTGATGATTGTCGGCTTTCTGCTCTATCGCCAGTACCTGATCCGGCGCAGCAATCTGACCCTGATGGCCGCACATCGTGAATTGGAAGAAAAAAACCAGGAGTTGAATCGACTCTCCATGACGGACAAATTGACCGGTCTGCTCAACCGTCACGCCATTGAGCCGATCATTGACAATGAAATTGGCCGTCACAAACGCGCGAATAACCCGGTCAGCCTGCTGATTGTCGATCTGGACTATTTCAAAAAAATCAACGACAACTTCGGTCATGCCGCCGGTGACAAAGTGCTTAAAGAGGTCTCAACGGCTTTGATTGCCGTCACCCGCAGTTCCGATAGTCTGGCACGCTGGGGCGGTGAAGAATTCCTCCTCGTTGCTGGCGATACACGAATCCTTAAAGCAACAGCCCTGGCCGAGAAGATTCGCCAGACCATCGCGGGCTTGCAGATTGACGATATCCCCGTCACTGCCAGTATTGGTGTTGCCGAGTTTAATACGGATGAGACATTTCACCAATGGTATGAACGATGTGATAAAGCGCTGTATCAGGCCAAGGATTCCGGTCGCAATTGCGTTAAGGTCGCTCAGATGTCACGCAGCGAAATCAGTGCCCCCATGTCGATCAATAATGTTCTGCAATTGTCTTGGAGCGACAAATTCTGCTGTGGCCACGAAACCATCGATGAACAACACATGGGCTTGTTTGCCCTCGGCAATGAACTGATCGAAGCCTTTCTCATGCGCCAGGATAAGCGACTGGTTGATGATAAACTTGAAGAACTCTATAAAAACACCTGCGACCATTTCAGCTTTGAAGAACAGCTTTTAGAAGAGGTGCACTACCCGAATGTGGTTGAACACCGTCAGGAGCATCGTCACATGGAAGAAAAGCTGGTGAGCCTGATTGAGATCTACCAACAAAACCGAGCCGATTACAGCGAGCTGCTTCACTATATCTCCATTGACCTGATCTCAGGTCATCTGTTATGTACCGACAATGACTACTTTGCCTATCTGGTCAATGACACTGTTCGTGTAACACGCTCTTGA